From a single Benincasa hispida cultivar B227 unplaced genomic scaffold, ASM972705v1 Contig625, whole genome shotgun sequence genomic region:
- the LOC120069849 gene encoding cytochrome P450 CYP72A219-like yields the protein MSYVRATISTWIIIVVLLLLLGWKLMDWIWLRPKKLEKVLRRQGFAGNSYRILYGDLKDRAAMREKAISKPMNFSNHIAPRVIPSVHHTIQNYGKNSFMWLGPIPRVHIMDPEQLKIVFSLINDFQKPTLYPLIRLAADGLFSHEGPKWVKHRKIINPAFHLEKLKDMVPAFYHSCNEMVSKWESMVSVEGSCELDVMPYLQNMAADVISRTAFGSSYEKGKEIFKLQTELAGLVIQSTLGIYIRGWRFLPTKSNNKMKEISKEITSLILGIMNEREKSLKAGEAIQTDLLSILMESNLKEIKQHGNNKDIGMSIEDVIAECKLFYIAGQETTATLLVWTMVMLSSYPEWQERARAEVFDIFGNKKPDYDGLSRLKVVPMILNEVLRLYPPVSMFSRLVKKETKLGKLTLPAGVMLGLPTVLIHRDPELWGEDADEFKPERFSGGVSKATKYPSAFIPFGWGPRICIGLNFAMIEAKMALSMILQRFSFELSPSYTHTPTAALTTQPQHGAHIILHKL from the exons ATGTCGTATGTTAGAGCTACGATTTCGACATGGATAATAATtgtagtattattattattattgggatggaAATTAATGGACTGGATTTGGTTAAGGCCGAAGAAATTAGAGAAGGTTTTAAGACGGCAAGGATTCGCCGGAAATTCTTACCGGATTCTGTACGGCGATTTGAAGGACAGAGCCGCCATGAGAGAGAAGGCCATCTCCAAGCCCATGAACTTCTCCAATCATATTGCTCCACGTGTTATTCCTTCTGTTCATCATACCATCCAAAATTATG GCAAGAATTCATTCATGTGGCTTGGCCCCATACCAAGAGTTCACATTATGGACCCTGAACAACTTAAAATTGTGTTCTCATTGATCAATGATTTCCAAAAGCCAACTTTGTATCCCCTTATCAGATTGGCTGCAGATGGACTTTTCAGTCATGAAGGACCAAAATGGGTCAAACACAGAAAGATAATCAACCCTGCatttcatttagaaaagctTAAG GATATGGTACCAGCATTCTATCACAGTTGTAACGAGATGGTTAGCAAATGGGAAAGCATGGTCTCTGTAGAGGGATCTTGTGAGTTAGATGTAATGCCTTATCTACAAAATATGGCGGCTGATGTGATCTCTCGAACTGCATTTGGGAGTAGCTatgagaaaggaaaagagatctTCAAGCTTCAAACTGAACTAGCTGGTTTGGTGATTCAATCTACCTTAGGGATTTATATTCGAGGATGGAG ATTTCTACCCACAAAGTCAAACAATAAAATGAAAGAGATAAGTAAAGAGATAACATCTTTGATCTTGGGCATTATGAATGAAAGGGAAAAGTCTTTAAAGGCAGGTGAGGCTATACAAACTGATCTACTAAGCATTCTCATGGAATccaatttgaaggaaatcaaacaacATGGAAACAATAAAGACATTGGAATGAGCATAGAAGATGTTATTGCTGAATGCAAACTTTTCTATATTGCTGGCCAAGAAACTACAGCTACATTACTAGTTTGGACGATGGTAATGTTGAGTTCATACCCAGAATGGCAAGAGCGAGCAAGAGCAGAGGTCTTTGATATTTTTGGCAACAAGAAACCAGATTATGATGGTTTAAGTCGACTAAAAGTT GTACCTATGATCTTGAACGAGGTTCTCAGGTTATACCCACCAGTGAGTATGTTTAGTCGTCttgttaaaaaagaaacaaaactcgGAAAATTGACTTTACCGGCGGGAGTGATGTTGGGCTTACCAACTGTTCTTATCCATCGTGATCCTGAGTTATGGGGAGAAGATGCAGATGAATTCAAACCAGAAAGATTTTCTGGGGGAGTTTCTAAAGCAACCAAATATCCAAGTGCTTTTATACCATTTGGTTGGGGTCCTCGAATATGCATAGGACTAAACTTTGCCATGATTGAAGCAAAAATGGCATTATCAATGATCCTACAGCGCTTCTCATTTGAGCTTTCGCCATCGTATACACACACTCCCACTGCCGCCTTAACAACACAACCTCAACATGGAGCTCATATCATACTACACAAACTATAG